A genome region from Eremothecium gossypii ATCC 10895 chromosome VII, complete sequence includes the following:
- the RPL43B gene encoding 60S ribosomal protein eL43 (Syntenic homolog of Saccharomyces cerevisiae YPR043W (RPL43A) and YJR094W-A (RPL43B)) — MAKRTKKVGITGKYGVRYGSSLRRQVKKLEVQQHARYDCSFCGKKAVKRGAAGIWNCSSCKKTVAGGAYTFSTAAAATVRSTIRRLREMAEA, encoded by the coding sequence ATGGCTAAGAGAACGAAGAAGGTCGGGATCACCGGTAAGTACGGCGTGCGTTACGGTTCGTCGCTGAGGAGACAGGTCAAGAAGCTGGAGGTGCAACAGCACGCTCGCTACGACTGCTCGTTCTGCGGCAAGAAGGCGGTGAagcgcggcgctgcgggTATCTGGAACTGCAGCTCGTGCAAGAAGACTGTGGCCGGTGGTGCGTACACGTTCTCCacggctgccgccgcgacCGTGCGCTCCACGATCCGCAGACTGCGCGAGATGGCCGAGGCCTAA
- the BUD4 gene encoding Bud4p (Syntenic homolog of Saccharomyces cerevisiae YJR092W (BUD4)) has translation MDEQSSGQDVDQSLDTLLKEIDLKMQLRDGEEGRRASAQSEGSLRLPAVRMLERGMVASASHKSVTFDEEPPSVHEYSVVMDSSAGTSECAEEEREGADGYECAADTMRVLYDEDTDSSCMGSERALAGPAAEGIVPEGYKEADLLGTERAGSGTPSLSYDDAAGLGSPPHVIFTIKPTSPLNAYDRGSWEPLQSNTAMDTPPRGGTAVSQHGLFAKAPKLPAIPSPNSRRRVSYAGSDSYPSDDSATDKRSLTDKTVPDNRGENERGGFGYENSDRNPSIETGTTDEYQSAGEYKSMSSSEANDDSKTEASVEDLRISNKPQRDTTIQDLHATTLPRSSSTLIPPALPPLDPSFFGRLARSPSYSPIRDRGSSEGSVGEHDSSLEQDHELGMGQQSARTNSSASGNSSDSVMVKPLSLFSNSQVDSLHLGAPAPDNSTPNKEALPSACPPDAMKSIGTQTSILEDKAESGPSQSSATSEKSVMLPNFPRFESFFDDSYPFGHDSDRSNNSVSYSKRTLKPSNYLSIWHLQEAQMRHDSPAFSANSQFSCKMVGESKRTSLESSRLSAKYESRFKFKFKPKLVSRRRIYYNKDQWRNFQEPPTRYYSNCTESDHISSDVPGTPVSPSIKSRNLCHGRTRGNMKMVERVNSLCSANERLSSAGNGDETFLSASSNLDVTSRRPSVDIISEISTKDLLPKIKQDSDGFNELIKTFVDHDEQSQQTDSTIASYRRGTRDTTIYHIWEHSIQENSISDYGNSPTAGKGTISKLLDNHEVEFDGKNSFVTGLGIIKKTDQDSRVDVLRIDSTQGIEAIQSFSPYSYRNAFDPVTPTKSAYHGCEALQASQMGTPFRPAISTTLQAQSGLGHKRPAVERPTTAQLGNYVSAEMSPEVQEPAEETKKRTDLQDNGQLYFVFVGIEQLALRDIERHSAECSIEFDNGNNVVQSEWLPLPKSGSMSLNQEYSVIIAEESLPNMIITLKCRYKSPKKELVEITEKVPLKSKCCGLGKPKYKQVKKLLRREMDFDEWDYKIAQDGSFARCKEQIDEELLKNVRYKKQQFRWTLLSEWERDHSKEHKRKRAWELPRLPAHPAGALVVDMCYLPRTSRFEKFPKTLQIARRVVNKFKEQKAIAMEGFMWQEGGDTEVLKRRYFTLNGTQLVAHHEITKKPKAMINLLRVEKLLTEAEISREMLSSSSRCFTDLVLLHECFVLFFENGEEIMFNPDTKTEKLEWIEKLRKVIELNRFHQPWVKKFLNSSENIL, from the coding sequence ATGGACGAGCAGTCGAGCGGGCAGGACGTAGACCAGTCCTTGGACACGCTGCTGAAGGAGATAGACCTGAAGATGCAGCTGCGGGACGGAGAAGAGGGGCGGAGGGCGAGCGCACAGTCCGAGGGGAGCCTGCGGTTACCGGCAGTGAGGATGTTGGAGCGCGGGATGGTGGCATCCGCATCGCACAAATCTGTGACGTTCGACGAGGAGCCGCCGAGCGTGCACGAGTACAGCGTGGTGATGGACTCCAGTGCTGGGACGTCAGAGTGCGCGGAGGAAGAGCGGGAGGGGGCGGACGGGTACGAGTGCGCGGCGGACACAATGCGGGTGCTGTACGACGAGGACACCGACAGCAGCTGCATGGGGAgcgagcgcgcgctggcggGGCCCGCGGCGGAGGGCATCGTGCCCGAGGGCTACAAAGAGGCTGACCTGCTTGGCACAGAGCGCGCGGGAAGCGGCACACCGTCGCTCTCGTATGATGATGCCGCCGGCCTAGGGTCACCGCCGCACGTGATCTTTACGATTAAGCCGACTTCTCCTCTCAATGCGTATGACCGAGGGTCTTGGGAGCCCCTGCAGAGTAATACCGCAATGGACACCCCGCCCCGCGGCGGAACGGCTGTCTCGCAGCATGGACTTTTTGCGAAGGCCCCAAAATTGCCTGCTATACCCTCTCCCAATTCCAGAAGGCGTGTCAGTTATGCGGGCAGCGACAGTTACCCCAGCGACGACTCGGCTACCGACAAGAGGTCCCTAACAGATAAGACAGTGCCCGATAATAGGGGTGAGAACGAGCGGGGTGGCTTCGGCTATGAAAACAGCGATAGGAACCCTAGCATTGAAACCGGGACAACTGATGAATACCAGTCAGCAGGCGAATACAAGAGTATGTCTTCCTCCGAAGCTAACGATGATTCGAAAACCGAGGCCTCTGTGGAGGATCTACGTATATCCAATAAACCCCAGCGGGATACCACTATTCAGGACCTGCACGCTACAACTCTCCCGAGGTCTTCGTCCACACTTATTCCACCTGCTCTTCCGCCTCTGGATCCCAGCTTCTTCGGCAGACTGGCGCGATCGCCATCTTACTCTCCTATAAGGGATAGGGGTTCATCGGAGGGCTCTGTCGGTGAACACGATTCGTCACTTGAACAAGACCACGAGTTGGGGATGGGACAACAGTCAGCACGAACCAACTCTTCCGCTAGCGGAAATAGCAGTGATTCTGTGATGGTTAAGCCCCTCAGCCTCTTTAGCAATAGCCAAGTCGATTCCTTGCATCTAGGTGCACCTGCGCCCGATAATTCGACACCGAACAAAGAAGCATTGCCTTCCGCGTGCCCACCCGACGCAATGAAGTCCATTGGAACGCAGACTTCTATTCTAGAAGATAAAGCGGAGTCCGGTCCATCCCAGTCCAGCGCCACATCTGAGAAATCAGTGATGCTTCCTAACTTCCCACGCTTTGAGTCTTTCTTCGATGATTCCTACCCCTTCGGACATGACTCAGATCGTTCCAATAACTCTGTCAGCTATTCTAAAAGAACCTTAAAGCCATCTAATTATCTCAGTATATGGCATCTGCAGGAAGCTCAGATGCGCCACGATTCACCGGCATTCAGCGCTAACTCTCAATTCTCTTGTAAAATGGTAGGAGAGTCTAAGCGCACCTCATTGGAAAGTTCCCGCCTCAGTGCAAAATATGAATCACGTTTTAAATTCAAGTTCAAGCCTAAACTGGTTTCGAGGCGCAGAATATACTACAATAAAGACCAGTGGCGGAACTTTCAGGAGCCTCCTACTCGCTACTACAGCAACTGCACTGAATCGGATCACATTTCATCTGACGTACCTGGCACACCTGTCAGTCCATCAATCAAATCGAGAAATCTGTGTCATGGCAGAACACGAGGCAATATGAAGATGGTTGAACGGGTAAATTCTCTTTGTAGTGCTAACGAAAGATTATCGTCTGCAGGCAATGGCGATGAAACTTTCTTGTCCGCTTCCAGTAACCTTGATGTCACATCTCGTCGACCAAGCGTGGATATTATTTCTGAAATTTCGACCAAAGACCTTTTGCCAAAAATAAAACAAGATTCGGATGGTTTTAATGAGTTAATCAAGACTTTTGTTGACCATGATGAGCAATCTCAGCAGACTGACTCTACTATCGCATCATATCGCCGTGGAACTCGTGATACGACGATATATCATATCTGGGAGCATTCGATACAGGAGAACAGCATTTCAGATTACGGAAACAGTCCTACTGCCGGAAAGGGCACCATAAGTAAATTACTGGATAATCACGAGGTGGAATTCGATGGCAAAAACTCCTTCGTTACTGGGTTGGGGATCATCAAGAAGACAGATCAAGATAGTCGCGTGGACGTACTACGTATCGATAGTACACAGGGAATTGAAGCAATACAATCCTTTTCTCCATATAGTTATAGGAATGCCTTCGATCCCGTAACCCCAACAAAGAGTGCCTATCATGGCTGCGAGGCGCTGCAAGCATCGCAGATGGGCACTCCTTTCAGGCCGGCCATAAGTACAACCCTCCAGGCGCAATCTGGGTTAGGGCATAAGCGGCCGGCAGTTGAACGCCCCACGACTGCGCAGCTGGGTAACTACGTTTCTGCAGAAATGTCGCCAGAGGTGCAGGAGCCTGCAGAAGAAACAAAGAAACGTACTGACCTACAGGATAACGGACAACTTTATTTTGTTTTCGTTGGGATTGAGCAACTTGCGCTTCGGGATATCGAACGTCACAGCGCTGAGTGTAGCATCGAATTCGATAATGGCAACAACGTGGTACAATCAGAGTGGTTACCATTGCCCAAATCTGGCAGCATGTCGTTGAACCAGGAGTATTCTGTGATCATTGCCGAGGAGTCTTTGCCAAATATGATTATCACCCTAAAGTGCCGTTACAAGAGCCCTAAGAAGGAGCTTGTCGAAATAACCGAGAAGGTGCCGTTGAAGAGCAAATGCTGCGGCCTCGGAAAGCCGAAGTACAAGCAGGTAAAAAAGTTGCTGCGCAGAGAGATGGATTTTGACGAGTGGGACTACAAGATTGCCCAAGACGGATCCTTCGCGCGCTGCAAGGAACAAATTGATGAAGAACTActgaagaacgtacgatATAAGAAACAGCAGTTCCGCTGGACACTGCTTAGCGAATGGGAGCGTGATCACAGCAAGGAGCACAAGCGTAAGAGAGCATGGGAGCTACCGCGGCTGCCAGCGCACCCTGCGGGGGCGCTTGTGGTCGATATGTGCTATTTACCCCGGACATCGCGGTTTGAAAAGTTCCCGAAGACACTCCAGATTGCACGGCGGGTTGTCAACAAGTTCAAGGAACAGAAAGCCATCGCAATGGAGGGTTTCATGTGGCAAGAAGGCGGTGATACAGAGGTCCTGAAGCGCCGCTACTTCACTCTCAATGGCACGCAACTGGTCGCGCATCATGAGATTACAAAGAAACCCAAGGCTATGATCAATCTACTGCGTGTAGAAAAGCTGCTCACGGAGGCCGAAATATCCCGCGAGATGTTgagctcctccagcaggtGCTTCACAGATCTGGTGCTGCTCCACGAATGCTTCGTCTTGTTCTTCGAAAATGGGGAAGAGATCATGTTTAACCCAGATACGAAAACTGAGAAGCTAGAGTGGATAGAAAAGCTGCGAAAAGTAATAGAGCTGAACAGGTTTCACCAACCATGGGTTAAAAAGTTCTTGAATAGCAGTGAGAATATTCTCTGA
- the IME1 gene encoding transcription factor IME1 (Syntenic homolog of Saccharomyces cerevisiae YJR094C (IME1)) produces the protein MAAHTLDSYLQLDGDEPHTPCEDGLAFELDLASQRRLLIHTQPIYLINTSKLQTPQQQVVRPEGGTLLDTRQSSIFSAPGLGEDALHVLDAALTPACAEKLRMPRIVPREEPDYGALAADELLFELSAPIPLALPAGPAPGLLGPSLDLGRFVQAAHTFHDDATWDSPEQYEFVHALTSKLSRYCGYFVADSKEMEYFDKIRLQEVEYRLSKTYFT, from the coding sequence ATGGCAGCACACACACTGGACTCCTACCTGCAGCTGGATGGCGACGAGCCGCACACGCCGTGCGAGGACGGGCTAGCCTTCGAGCTGGACCTGGCAtcgcagcggcggctgctgATCCACACGCAGCCGATCTACCTGATCAACACGTCAAAGCTGCAgacgccgcagcagcaagtGGTGCGGCCGGAGGGCGGCACGCTGCTAGACACGCGGCAGTCGTCGATCTTCTCTGCGCCGGGCCTGGGCGAGGACGCGCTGCACGTGCTGGACGCGGCGCTAACGCCGGCGTGCGCGGAGAAACTGCGCATGCCGCGGATCGTGCCGCGCGAGGAGCCGGACTACGGCGCGCTGGCCGCAGACGAGCTGCTTTTCGAGCTGTCAGCGCCGATCCCGCTGGCACTGCCCGCAGGGCCGGCGCCTGGGCTGCTGGGGCCGTCCCTTGACTTGGGGCGCTTCGTGCAGGCGGCACACACGTTCCACGACGACGCGACGTGGGACTCGCCAGAGCAGTACGAGTTTGTGCACGCACTGACGTCGAAGCTGTCGCGCTACTGCGGCTACTTCGTGGCCGACTCGAAGGAGATGGAGTACTTTGACAAGATCCGCCTGCAGGAGGTGGAGTACCGCCTGTCAAAGACCTACTTCACGTGA
- the FIP1 gene encoding cleavage polyadenylation factor subunit FIP1 (Syntenic homolog of Saccharomyces cerevisiae YJR093C (FIP1)), with protein sequence MQLRAAQHLIAEELQMASSDDEDEKFLYGSEDEADGPRGQQKRKLIPQGTAQIQEPDTKRARGADDGDVDMLDDDDEEEDDDEDEDDEDSDSDVEIIIGTGADSSKLDSKALTTPSTAATATSAAESAIAPVSEQSAPVAAVQSGDSGAAMDKAVGALDINAVGEYEGTPITDIDPEVLKEKPWRQPGANLSDYFNYGFTEETWMEYLHKQEKLRKEYNPRKILMGLLALQQQGKLGDGGAGDGVMLSAGGMAHNDIKSPNKNNGSLPQPPAFPMGMPPMFGGFPPFPFPGMIPPNLGAASGNNGSGNHQNMGTSSGNGNNGK encoded by the coding sequence ATGCAGCTCCGGGCAGCACAGCACCTGATCGCTGAGGAGTTGCAGATGGCGTCGAGCGACGATGAAGATGAGAAGTTTCTCTATGGCTCGGAGGACGAGGCCGACGGGCCGCGTGGGCAGCAGAAACGCAAGCTAATACCGCAGGGCACTGCGCAGATTCAGGAGCCGGATACCAAGAGGGCGCGGGGAGCGGACGACGGGGACGTGGACATGCTggacgatgacgacgaagaagaagacgacgacgaggacgaggacgacgaggactCGGACTCGGATGTTGAGATCATCATCGGGACCGGGGCGGACTCGTCGAAGCTCGACTCCAAGGCGCTGACGACGCCGTCGACGGCTGCGACGGCGACGTCTGCGGCGGAGTCCGCGATCGCGCCGGTGTCAGAGCAGAGCGCGCCCGTGGCAGCGGTGCAGAGCGGTGACAGCGGCGCGGCGATGGACAAGGCCGTCGGCGCGCTCGACATCAACGCGGTAGGCGAGTACGAGGGCACGCCCATCACGGACATCGACCCGGAGGTGCTCAAGGAGAAGCCCTGGCGGCAGCCGGGCGCCAATTTGTCCGACTATTTCAACTACGGCTTCACGGAGGAGACGTGGATGGAGTACTTGCACAAGCAGGAGAAGCTCCGCAAGGAGTACAACCCGCGCAAGATACTTATGGGGCTTCTGgcgctccagcagcagggaaagctcggcgacggcggcgcaggcgaCGGCGTCATGCTCTCTGCCGGCGGCATGGCACACAATGACATCAAATCGCCGAACAAAAACAACGGTTCtctgccgcagccgccTGCGTTTCCCATGGGTATGCCACCCATGTTCGGGGGTTTCCCGCCCTTTCCCTTTCCTGGCATGATTCCCCCAAACCTGGGCGCTGCAAGTGGTAACAATGGGTCAGGCAATCACCAGAACATGGGTACTTCATCTGGCAATGGCAATAATGGTAAGTAG
- the SFC1 gene encoding Sfc1p (Syntenic homolog of Saccharomyces cerevisiae YJR095W (SFC1)) has protein sequence MRELLLALRRRQGAGGPPSVPVVYIGARRRSVADPCSAVCQQPYPDNHMSSKKSTNPAVNLVAGGTAGLFEALCCHPLDTIKVRMQIYRRANEGTKPPGFLRTGANIYSGEGLLAFYKGLGAVVIGIIPKMAIRFSSYEFYRTLLADRQTGVVSTGNTFLAGVGAGVTEAVLVVNPMEVVKIRLQAQHLHGAAEQQKYRNAIQAAYLIVKEEGIGALYRGVSLTAARQATNQGANFTVYSKLRERLQEYHGSQNLPSWETSLIGLVSGAIGPFSNAPLDTIKTRLQKDKSTRNLSNWVRITTIGRQLVQEEGFRALYKGITPRVMRVAPGQAVTFTVYEFVRRHLEGLGLFGSAKPKPKPLH, from the coding sequence ATGCGCGAGCTCCTATTGGCGCTGCGTCGGAGACAAGGTGCGGGCGGCCCGCCGTCGGTGCCCGTTGTATATATAGGTGCGCGACGCAGAAGCGTAGCGGATCCGTGCAGCGCAGTGTGCCAGCAGCCATACCCTGATAACCACATGTCGTCTAAGAAATCTACCAACCCGGCCGTGAACCTAGTTGCGGGCGGGACCGCGGGCCTGTTTGAGGCGCTCTGCTGCCACCCATTGGACACGATCAAGGTGCGCATGCAGATCTACAGGCGCGCGAACGAGGGCACGAAGCCCCCTGGGTTTTTGCGCACGGGGGCCAACATCTACAGCGGGGAGGGCTTGCTGGCTTTCTACAAGGGCCTCGGAGCTGTGGTGATCGGGATCATCCCTAAAATGGCGATCCGGTTTTCGTCATACGAGTTCTACCGGACCTTGTTGGCGGACCGGCAGACGGGGGTGGTCTCGACGGGGAACACGTTCTTGGCCGGAGTGGGGGCGGGTGTCACGGAGGCCGTGCTGGTGGTGAACCCGATGGAGGTTGTGAAGATCCGGTTGCAGGCGCAGCACCTGCATGGCGCTGCTGAGCAGCAGAAGTACAGAAACGCGATCCAGGCCGCGTACTTGATCGTCAAGGAGGAGGGGATCGGCGCACTCTACCGCGGCGTGTCCTTGACGGCGGCGCGTCAGGCGACGAATCAGGGTGCGAACTTCACCGTGTATTCGAAGCTCAGGGAGCGGCTGCAGGAGTATCACGGTAGCCAGAACCTCCCATCGTGGGAGACCTCGTTGATCGGTTTGGTGTCGGGCGCAATCGGCCCGTTCTCAAACGCGCCGCTAGACACCATCAAGACGCGCTTGCAGAAGGACAAGTCCACGCGTAACCTGTCCAATTGGGTCCGCATTACGACGATTGGCCGCCAGCTCGTGCAGGAGGAGGGGTTCCGCGCGTTGTATAAGGGCATCACCCCGCGTGTTATGCGTGTTGCGCCAGGCCAGGCCGTGACGTTCACGGTCTACGAATTTGTGCGCAGGCACCTCGAGGGGCTGGGCCTCTTTGGCTCCGCCAAACCTAAGCCGAAGCCGCTTCACTAG
- a CDS encoding AGL312Wp (NOHBY718; No homolog in Saccharomyces cerevisiae) — protein sequence MCLGSPRAPGARRAAMELFEMRVERAPARRASQCSLKAGAQLGAMAAERPVTCSALVQMTCEYVDSDEPDSSSDSSAERSRTAASAQSLVSYRSRRSETVSMAAEGATVYGAREEGHGADQWLLMHVRKMEDMYRVGNAVAGHFSLSRGMVDQGVFRMLQLRGFLSQTPAVKIEVVGAPVSPVLEKLTLKKGGSMTVTGDEKVISAPGFAGAGGKASGLRRAKTHGSWFGDFIRDPFSRRKKEKTHGVARSASTTMIPQETKIVELPESAEKDAQGPKKVNFQAAERGKNGSWLGGLVRSSFSIKRRKSAKLAQRGQGGGAAPAPPAEVMPAVSNSELREQVPVHRHSCITIIGLENLEDTLTNVEDEEEVASDTTASDEELDEIFLDDPLDIKLSEEIVQLPPLELESSKSFLREVEAQLRVLSGFEVSPPPEDEDTGNLYGDFKRRSVVSITSANMHFSDESDREPKSADTAPRRKPKTRIKRTKSRELLKRVLARNVNRFRSDHDHARFHHGSHYSYYHSTLSPKSASKRTIDELEREHVYKNPERIPVARPLLDSFSKHRKADELHRITAPVSPKQMQI from the coding sequence ATGTGCCTGGGCAGCCCTCGGGCTCCTGGAGCGAGAAGGGCAGCGATGGAACTGTTCGAGATGCGCGTGGAGcgcgcgcctgcgcggcgcgccaGTCAGTGCTCGCTCAAAGCCGGGGCGCAGCTTGGAGCGATGGCCGCGGAGCGCCCGGTCACGTGCAGCGCACTGGTGCAGATGACATGCGAATACGTGGACTCGGACGAGCCAGACAGCTCGTCGGACTCGTCGGCCGAGCGGTCGCGCACGGCTGCGTCGGCGCAGTCGCTAGTGTCGTACCGCAGCCGGCGCAGCGAGACTGTGAGCATGGCGGCAGAGGGCGCGACAGTATATGGCGCGCGCGAGGAAGGGCACGGCGCGGACCAGTGGCTGTTGATGCACGTGCGCAAGATGGAGGACATGTACCGCGTGGGCAACGCCGTGGCAGGGCACTTCTCGCTGAGCCGGGGCATGGTGGACCAGGGCGTGTTCCGAATGCTGCAGCTCCGGGGCTTTCTCAGCCAGACGCCGGCGGTGAAGATCGAGGTTGTGGGTGCGCCGGTGTCGCCCGTTTTGGAAAAGTTGACGCTGAAAAAAGGCGGGTCGATGACTGTAACCGGGGACGAAAAGGTGATTAGCGCGCCTGGCTTCGCGGGCGCAGGCGGAAAAGCGTCGGGTTTGCGCCGCGCCAAAACTCATGGCTCTTGGTTCGGGGACTTCATAAGAGACCCGTTCTCGAGACGCAAGAAAGAGAAAACGCATGGAGTAGCCCGCTCCGCGTCGACGACCATGATACCCCAGGAGACAAAGATAGTGGAGCTTCCTGAGAGTGCGGAGAAGGACGCGCAGGGGCCCAAGAAGGTGAACTTCCAGGCCGCGGAGCGTGGCAAGAACGGGTCGTGGTTGGGAGGGTTGGTGCGCAGCTCGTTCTCGATCAAGCGCCGCAAATCGGCCAAGCtggcgcagcgcgggcaGGGTGGGGgtgcggcgccggcgccgccggcggaGGTAATGCCGGCAGTGTCTAACTCCGAGCTCCGGGAGCAGGTACCAGTGCATCGGCACTCGTGTATCACGATTATCGGGCTGGAGAACTTGGAAGACACCTTGACCAACGTGGAGGACGAAGAGGAGGTGGCCTCGGACACGACGGCCAGCGACGAGGAACTCGACGAGATCTTCTTGGACGATCCGTTGGATATAAAGCTCTCGGAGGAGATTGTGCAGCTTCCGCCGCTTGAGCTCGAGTCGAGCAAGAGCTTCCTCCGCGAGGTCGAGGCCCAGCTCAGGGTGCTCTCGGGCTTCGAGGtgtcgccgccgcccgaAGATGAGGACACTGGAAACCTATATGGTGATTTCAAGAGGAGAAGTGTAGTCAGCATTACCAGTGCCAATATGCATTTCTCTGACGAAAGTGATCGTGAGCCCAAGAGCGCAGACACCGCGCCACGCCGCAAGCCGAAAACCAGGATCAAGCGGACTAAAAGCCGGGAGTTGTTGAAGCGCGTGCTAGCCCGCAACGTCAACAGGTTCAGGAGCGATCACGATCACGCAAGGTTCCACCACGGGTCGCACTACTCCTACTACCACTCGACGCTGTCGCCGAAGTCCGCTTCGAAAAGAACAATCGACGAGCTAGAGCGGGAGCACGTGTACAAAAACCCAGAGAGGATTCCAGTTGCCCGGCCGTTGCTAGACTCCTTCTCCAAGCATCGCAAGGCCGATGAGTTACATCGTATCACTGCTCCGGTCAGTCCGAAGCAGATGCAGATCTGA
- a CDS encoding AGL309Wp (NOHBY717; No homolog in Saccharomyces cerevisiae; Syntenic homolog of Saccharomyces kluyveri SAKL0F14190g), with amino-acid sequence MAGTHAARLKRCFSLRPRRAPCLGCTGGSHTSRDRCVVPQPMSLPNRAKPALAIGAPIYASVRRSPDHRLAKGSPRPPARQPRGCHAPQRTIARPLFARPGAPACANRLIRRPPHRTFGAHCSPPAPRPRMPVSRHPQPTAYYLLFATTVPGIVMVARQAPPLLQEPQEPMRKRKTIASLYISPSFGWGFLPH; translated from the coding sequence ATGGCCGGAACGCACGCCGCCCGTCTTAAGCGCTGCTTTTCACTGCGtccccgccgcgcgccctGTCTCGGATGTACGGGTGGCAGTCACACGTCACGTGATCGTTGTGTCGTGCCGCAACCCATGTCTTTGCCGAATCGGGCAAAGCCCGCGCTGGCGATTGGCGCGCCGATTTACGCGTCCGTTCGTCGATCGCCTGACCACCGATTGGCCAAGGGGagcccgcgcccgcccgccaGGCAACCGCGGGGTTGCCACGCGCCACAAAGGACAATCGCCCGCCCGCTTTTTGCCAGGCCGGGCGCACCGGCCTGCGCGAACAGACTAATTCGCCGCCCGCCACACCGAACGTTCGGCGCCCACTGCTCCCCACCCGCGCCCCGGCCCAGAATGCCAGTCAGCCGCCACCCCCAACCGACGGCGTATTATCTTCTTTTCGCTACTACCGTTCCTGGTATTGTTATGGTCGCGCGCCAGGCTCCGCCGCTTTTGCAGGAACCCCAGGAGCCGATGCGCAAGCGCAAGACCATAGCTTCATTGTATATAAGCCCATCGTTTGGTTGGGGTTTCCTGCCGCATTAA